Proteins encoded together in one Pseudomonas arsenicoxydans window:
- the recG gene encoding ATP-dependent DNA helicase RecG, with product MTELSQVSVTALKGVGEAMAEKLAKVGLENLQDVLFHLPLRYQDRTRVVPIGHLRPGQDAVIEGTVSGADVVMGRRRSLVVRLQDGTGGLSLRFYHFSNAQKEGLKRGTRIRCYGEARPGASGLEIYHPEYRAITGDEPPPVDETLTPVYPLTEGLTQQRLRQLCMQTLTLLGPTSLPDWLPTELARDYQLAPLADAIRYLHHPPADADVDELALGHHWAQHRLAFEELLTHQLSQQRLRESMRSLRAPAMPKATRLPAQYLANLGFTPTGAQQRVGNEIAYDLSQHEPMLRLIQGDVGAGKTVVAALAALQALEAGYQVALMAPTEILAEQHFITFKRWLEPLGIEVAWLAGKLKGKNRVAALEQIANGAPMVVGTHALFQEEVQFKNLALAIIDEQHRFGVQQRLALRQKGVGGRMCPHQLIMTATPIPRTLAMSAYADLDTSILDELPPGRTPVNTVLVTDTRRVEVIERVRGACAEGRQAYWVCTLIEESEELTCQAAETTYEDLTAALGELKVGLIHGRMKPAEKAAVMAEFKAGNLQLLVATTVIEVGVDVPNASLMIIENPERLGLAQLHQLRGRVGRGSAASHCVLLYHPPLSQIGRQRLGIMRETNDGFVIAEKDLELRGPGEMLGTRQTGLLQFKVADLMRDADLLPAVRDAAQALLERWPDHVSPLLDRWLRHGQQYGQV from the coding sequence ATGACTGAGTTGTCGCAAGTGTCGGTAACGGCACTCAAGGGCGTCGGCGAGGCCATGGCCGAGAAACTGGCCAAGGTCGGCCTGGAGAATCTCCAGGATGTGCTGTTCCACCTGCCCCTGCGCTATCAGGACCGCACGCGTGTCGTCCCGATCGGCCATTTGCGACCGGGGCAAGACGCCGTGATCGAAGGCACCGTCAGCGGCGCCGACGTGGTCATGGGCCGACGCCGCAGCCTGGTTGTTCGGCTGCAGGACGGCACCGGCGGGCTCAGCCTGCGCTTCTACCATTTCAGCAACGCCCAGAAAGAAGGCCTCAAGCGCGGCACGCGGATTCGCTGCTACGGCGAAGCACGGCCCGGCGCGTCAGGGCTGGAAATCTACCACCCGGAATACCGCGCCATCACCGGCGACGAGCCGCCGCCGGTGGATGAAACCCTGACCCCGGTCTACCCGCTCACCGAAGGCCTGACCCAACAACGCTTGCGCCAGTTGTGCATGCAAACCCTGACGCTGCTCGGCCCCACCAGCCTGCCCGACTGGTTACCGACAGAACTGGCCCGCGACTATCAACTCGCGCCGCTGGCCGATGCGATCCGCTACCTGCATCACCCGCCCGCCGATGCCGACGTCGATGAACTTGCCCTCGGTCATCACTGGGCGCAGCACCGTTTGGCCTTCGAAGAACTGCTGACCCATCAATTGTCCCAGCAACGCCTGCGCGAAAGCATGCGCTCCCTGCGCGCGCCAGCGATGCCGAAAGCCACCAGGCTGCCGGCGCAATACCTCGCCAACTTGGGCTTTACGCCAACCGGCGCTCAACAACGAGTCGGCAACGAAATCGCCTACGACCTGAGCCAGCACGAACCGATGCTGCGCCTGATTCAGGGCGACGTTGGCGCGGGCAAAACCGTGGTCGCCGCCCTCGCCGCGCTTCAGGCGCTCGAGGCGGGCTACCAAGTGGCGCTGATGGCGCCCACCGAAATCCTCGCCGAACAGCACTTCATCACCTTCAAGCGCTGGCTCGAACCGCTGGGCATCGAAGTCGCGTGGCTGGCCGGCAAGCTCAAAGGCAAGAATCGCGTGGCCGCGCTGGAACAGATCGCCAACGGCGCACCGATGGTGGTCGGCACGCACGCGCTGTTCCAGGAAGAAGTGCAGTTCAAAAACCTCGCGCTGGCGATCATCGACGAACAACACCGCTTCGGCGTGCAGCAGCGTCTGGCGTTACGGCAGAAAGGCGTCGGCGGGCGGATGTGTCCGCATCAATTGATCATGACCGCCACGCCGATCCCACGGACGCTGGCCATGAGCGCCTACGCCGACCTCGACACATCCATCCTCGACGAACTGCCACCCGGCCGAACCCCGGTCAACACCGTGCTGGTCACAGACACGCGGCGCGTGGAAGTCATCGAACGCGTGCGCGGTGCCTGTGCCGAAGGGCGCCAGGCCTATTGGGTGTGCACGCTGATCGAAGAGTCGGAAGAGCTGACCTGCCAGGCGGCAGAAACCACTTACGAAGACCTCACCGCCGCCCTCGGCGAGTTGAAGGTCGGCCTGATCCACGGCCGCATGAAGCCCGCCGAAAAAGCCGCCGTCATGGCTGAATTCAAGGCCGGCAACCTGCAACTGCTGGTCGCCACCACGGTGATCGAAGTCGGCGTCGACGTACCGAACGCCAGCCTGATGATCATTGAAAACCCCGAGCGTCTGGGTCTTGCGCAATTGCACCAGTTGCGCGGCCGTGTCGGTCGAGGCAGCGCCGCTAGCCATTGCGTGCTGCTCTACCATCCGCCGCTGTCGCAGATCGGTCGTCAACGCCTGGGTATCATGCGCGAAACAAACGACGGTTTTGTCATCGCCGAAAAAGACCTCGAACTGCGCGGCCCCGGCGAAATGCTCGGCACGCGCCAGACCGGCCTGCTGCAATTCAAGGTCGCCGACCTGATGCGCGATGCTGATTTACTGCCCGCCGTGCGCGACGCCGCCCAGGCGTTGCTGGAGCGCTGGCCGGATCACGTCAGCCCGTTGCTCGACCGCTGGCTGCGTCATGGGCAGCAATACGGCCAAGTGTGA
- a CDS encoding hydrogen peroxide-inducible genes activator, with product MTLTELRYIVTLAQEQHFGHAAERCHVSQPTLSVGVKKLEDELGVLIFERSKSAVRLTPVGEGIVAQAQKVLEQAQGIRELAQAGKNQLTAPLKVGAIYTVGPYLFPHLIPQLHRVAPQMPLYIEENFTHVLRDKLRNGELDAIIIALPFNEADVLTLQLYDEPFYVLMPAQHPWTQKESIDAALLNDKSLLLLGEGHCFRDQVLEACPTLAKGNDGAKHTTVESSSLETIRHMVASGLGISILPLSAVDSHHYAPGVIEVRPLSPPVPFRTVAIAWRASFPRPKAIEILADSIRLCSVAKPSAPVVAA from the coding sequence ATGACCCTCACAGAATTACGCTACATCGTTACCCTCGCCCAAGAGCAGCACTTTGGCCATGCGGCCGAGCGTTGCCACGTCAGTCAACCGACCCTGTCGGTGGGCGTGAAAAAGCTTGAAGACGAACTCGGTGTGCTGATTTTCGAGCGCAGCAAGAGTGCCGTGCGCCTGACCCCGGTCGGCGAAGGCATCGTGGCCCAGGCGCAGAAAGTCCTGGAACAAGCCCAAGGCATCCGCGAACTGGCCCAGGCCGGCAAGAACCAGCTGACCGCCCCGCTGAAAGTCGGCGCGATCTACACCGTCGGCCCGTACCTGTTCCCGCACCTGATTCCGCAACTGCACCGGGTCGCCCCGCAGATGCCGTTGTACATCGAAGAAAACTTCACCCACGTGCTGCGCGACAAACTGCGCAACGGCGAGCTGGACGCGATCATCATCGCCCTGCCGTTCAACGAAGCCGACGTCCTGACCCTGCAGCTCTACGACGAGCCGTTCTACGTCCTGATGCCGGCCCAGCACCCGTGGACGCAAAAAGAGTCCATCGACGCTGCCCTGCTCAACGACAAGAGCCTGCTGCTGCTCGGCGAAGGCCACTGCTTCCGCGATCAAGTGCTCGAAGCCTGCCCGACCCTGGCCAAAGGCAACGACGGCGCCAAGCACACCACGGTGGAATCCAGCTCCCTGGAAACCATCCGCCACATGGTTGCGTCCGGCCTCGGCATTTCGATCCTGCCGCTGTCGGCAGTGGACAGCCATCACTACGCCCCCGGCGTGATTGAAGTGCGCCCACTGTCGCCGCCAGTGCCGTTCCGCACCGTGGCCATCGCCTGGCGCGCGAGCTTCCCGCGGCCGAAGGCGATTGAAATCCTCGCTGACTCCATTCGCCTGTGCTCGGTGGCCAAGCCGTCCGCGCCGGTGGTTGCGGCGTAA
- a CDS encoding TonB family protein, whose product MITTRHKLTRYSASLAVVLGVHALAIALAMNWTARPPVELPPQAMMVELAPVPAPPPPAPPKVITPPQPPAPVEELPIPKLAEVPKAEIAVPKPVKPKPKPQPPKPVEKNPEPPKEKPSEEKPSDAQPTQAPAEKSAQPAPGPSPAQQAAKASWEGTLLAHLGKYKKYPSSAQSRGKEGVNRLRFVVDGEGNVLSFELVGLSGNADLDRATLEMIRRAQPLPKPPADMLKNGPIEIVAPFVYSLEKRRR is encoded by the coding sequence ATGATCACGACGCGCCATAAGCTGACGCGTTATAGCGCGAGCCTGGCCGTGGTGCTGGGCGTTCATGCGCTGGCCATTGCGCTGGCGATGAACTGGACTGCGCGCCCACCCGTCGAGCTGCCTCCGCAGGCAATGATGGTCGAGCTGGCACCGGTGCCCGCCCCGCCACCGCCGGCACCACCGAAGGTCATAACGCCGCCACAGCCACCGGCCCCGGTGGAAGAACTGCCGATCCCGAAACTGGCTGAAGTGCCGAAGGCCGAGATCGCCGTGCCGAAACCGGTCAAACCAAAGCCCAAGCCGCAACCGCCCAAGCCTGTGGAGAAAAATCCGGAGCCGCCGAAGGAGAAACCGTCCGAGGAGAAGCCTAGCGACGCGCAACCGACTCAAGCACCAGCGGAGAAATCCGCCCAACCGGCACCGGGACCATCGCCAGCGCAACAGGCCGCCAAAGCCAGCTGGGAAGGTACTTTGCTTGCGCATTTGGGCAAGTACAAAAAGTATCCATCCAGCGCACAGTCGCGGGGCAAGGAAGGTGTGAACCGTCTGCGCTTCGTGGTGGATGGTGAAGGTAATGTGTTGTCATTCGAACTGGTGGGCCTTTCGGGCAATGCCGATCTGGACCGGGCCACCCTGGAAATGATCAGACGCGCCCAGCCGCTGCCCAAGCCCCCGGCCGACATGCTGAAAAACGGCCCCATCGAAATCGTTGCGCCGTTTGTTTATTCGCTGGAAAAACGTCGACGTTAA
- the exbD gene encoding TonB system transport protein ExbD — protein sequence MGLHLKEGADDDLAENHEINVTPFIDVMLVLLIIFMVAAPLATVDIKVDLPASSAKPAPRPEKPVFLSVKADQRLYLGEEEVKAEALGATLDARTKGKKDTTIFFQADKGVDYGDLMSVMDNLRSAGYLKVGLVGLETAVKK from the coding sequence ATGGGCTTGCATTTGAAAGAAGGCGCAGACGACGATCTGGCCGAGAATCACGAAATCAACGTCACGCCATTTATCGACGTGATGCTGGTGCTGCTGATCATCTTCATGGTGGCGGCGCCATTGGCCACCGTGGACATCAAGGTCGACCTGCCGGCTTCCAGCGCCAAACCGGCGCCGCGGCCAGAGAAACCGGTGTTCCTCAGCGTCAAGGCTGACCAGCGTCTGTACCTCGGCGAAGAGGAAGTGAAGGCCGAAGCACTCGGCGCCACCCTCGACGCCAGGACCAAAGGCAAGAAAGACACGACGATCTTCTTCCAGGCCGATAAGGGCGTGGATTATGGCGACCTCATGAGCGTGATGGACAACCTGCGCTCCGCCGGTTACCTGAAGGTGGGCTTGGTCGGACTCGAGACGGCAGTCAAGAAATGA
- the exbB gene encoding tonB-system energizer ExbB, translating to MTCNQFSASPTKRPRAWSVAAALLLSLMLAPIAAFADAQAPGTPATSAAAPAPADHAAPTVAPAATDPAQAVDAEDAPEALEADNSLGMAHDLSPWGMYQNADIIVKIVMIGLAIASIITWTIWIAKGFELIGAKRRLRSEIVHLKKATTLREASATATQPGTLANLLVHDALEEMRLSVNSREKEGIKERVAFRLERLVAACGRNMSSGTGVLATIGSTAPFVGLFGTVWGIMNSFIGIAKTQTTNLAVVAPGIAEALLATALGLVAAIPAVVIYNVFARSIAGYKAQVSDASAEVLLLVSRDLDHLPTAERSSHPHVAKVG from the coding sequence ATGACATGCAATCAATTCTCCGCTTCGCCAACCAAACGACCTCGCGCCTGGAGCGTTGCGGCCGCCCTGCTGCTCAGCCTGATGCTGGCGCCCATCGCCGCTTTCGCTGATGCACAAGCGCCTGGGACTCCGGCCACCAGCGCTGCTGCTCCAGCGCCCGCCGATCACGCCGCACCAACCGTAGCGCCAGCCGCGACCGACCCGGCACAGGCAGTAGACGCCGAGGATGCTCCCGAAGCCCTTGAAGCCGACAACAGCCTGGGCATGGCGCACGACCTGTCGCCGTGGGGGATGTATCAGAACGCCGACATCATCGTGAAAATCGTGATGATCGGCCTGGCCATCGCTTCGATCATTACCTGGACCATCTGGATCGCCAAGGGTTTCGAGTTGATAGGCGCCAAGCGTCGTCTGCGCAGCGAAATCGTCCACCTGAAAAAAGCCACCACCCTTAGAGAAGCCAGTGCGACCGCCACCCAGCCAGGCACCCTCGCCAACCTGCTGGTCCATGACGCCCTCGAAGAGATGCGCCTGTCGGTCAACAGCCGTGAGAAAGAGGGTATCAAGGAACGTGTTGCCTTCCGTCTCGAGCGTCTGGTTGCAGCCTGCGGTCGCAACATGAGCAGCGGCACCGGCGTCCTCGCCACCATTGGTTCCACCGCGCCATTCGTGGGTCTGTTCGGTACGGTGTGGGGCATCATGAACAGCTTCATCGGCATCGCCAAAACCCAAACCACCAACCTCGCCGTCGTCGCCCCCGGCATCGCCGAAGCCCTACTGGCCACTGCGTTGGGCCTGGTCGCGGCGATTCCTGCGGTAGTGATCTACAACGTCTTTGCCCGCTCGATCGCCGGTTACAAGGCGCAAGTGTCCGATGCCTCGGCTGAAGTCCTGCTGCTGGTCAGCCGTGACCTCGATCATCTGCCGACCGCCGAGCGCTCTTCGCACCCCCATGTGGCCAAAGTAGGGTAA
- a CDS encoding SDR family oxidoreductase, with protein sequence MSAPSVLIAGCGDVGSRLATQLLASGWEVHGLRRDISRLPKGVIGVAGDLFNKDCPETWPIGAVDYLVYCAAATDHDEAGYRAAYVEGLQHVLEWLDDYGQVPNRLLFVSSSSVYGQQDGEWVDETSPAEAGTGYSGRLMLEAEQIALNSGIPASIVRLTGIYGPGREWLLTQVRRGYRVAVDPPLYGNRIHADDAAGLMAFLLEADRRGVALDDVYIGVDDAPAPLAEVVGWLREYLGVTEWSEDASVRRTGSKQCSNARAKALGWAPKYPSYREGYAAIIEGRC encoded by the coding sequence ATGTCCGCGCCTTCTGTTTTGATTGCCGGCTGTGGTGATGTCGGCAGTCGTCTGGCCACGCAATTGCTGGCCTCCGGGTGGGAGGTTCATGGCCTGAGGCGTGACATCTCACGTCTGCCCAAGGGGGTCATTGGCGTTGCCGGCGACTTGTTCAATAAGGACTGTCCCGAGACTTGGCCCATTGGTGCGGTGGATTACCTCGTGTATTGCGCGGCCGCTACCGATCACGACGAGGCCGGTTACCGCGCCGCTTATGTCGAGGGTTTGCAACATGTGCTGGAGTGGCTGGACGATTACGGTCAGGTGCCTAATCGTCTGCTGTTTGTTTCCAGCAGCAGTGTGTATGGCCAGCAGGATGGCGAATGGGTCGACGAGACTTCGCCGGCCGAGGCGGGGACAGGTTATTCCGGTCGCTTGATGCTGGAGGCCGAGCAAATTGCGCTCAACAGCGGCATCCCGGCCAGCATCGTGCGCTTGACCGGCATTTACGGCCCGGGCCGCGAATGGCTGCTGACCCAGGTTCGGCGCGGTTATCGCGTGGCTGTTGATCCGCCGCTGTACGGCAATCGCATTCACGCCGATGACGCGGCGGGACTGATGGCGTTTCTGCTCGAAGCGGATCGACGCGGCGTGGCGCTGGATGACGTCTATATCGGTGTCGACGATGCGCCTGCGCCACTGGCGGAAGTGGTGGGCTGGTTGCGCGAGTATCTGGGTGTCACCGAATGGTCTGAAGATGCGAGCGTGCGCCGCACTGGCAGCAAGCAGTGCAGTAATGCCCGGGCGAAGGCCTTGGGCTGGGCTCCGAAATATCCGAGTTATCGTGAAGGCTACGCTGCGATTATCGAAGGGCGCTGCTGA
- a CDS encoding RidA family protein, with protein sequence MTKTVITSDKAPAAIGTYSQAIKAGNTVYMSGQIPLDPKTMELVEGFEAQTVQVFENLKAVAEAAGGSFKDIVKLNIFLTDLSHFAKVNEIMGKYFDQPYPARAAIGVAALPKGSQVEMDAILVIE encoded by the coding sequence ATGACCAAGACTGTTATCACCAGCGACAAGGCCCCGGCCGCTATCGGTACTTACTCCCAGGCGATCAAGGCTGGCAACACCGTTTACATGTCGGGGCAGATTCCTCTGGACCCAAAAACCATGGAACTGGTTGAAGGCTTCGAAGCCCAGACCGTCCAGGTGTTCGAGAACCTCAAAGCCGTCGCCGAAGCGGCTGGCGGTTCGTTCAAGGACATCGTCAAACTGAACATCTTCCTCACCGACCTGAGCCACTTCGCCAAGGTCAACGAGATCATGGGCAAATACTTCGACCAACCTTACCCTGCCCGCGCCGCCATCGGCGTTGCAGCCCTGCCAAAGGGTTCGCAGGTCGAGATGGATGCCATTCTGGTCATCGAGTAA
- the spoT gene encoding bifunctional GTP diphosphokinase/guanosine-3',5'-bis pyrophosphate 3'-pyrophosphohydrolase — translation MPSIDALADRLSTYLGKDQVNLVRRAYFYAEQAHDGQRRRSGEAYVTHPLAVANILADMHMDHQSLMAAMLHDVIEDTGIAKEALQAQFGETVAELVDGVSKLTQMNFETKAEAQAENFQKMAMAMARDIRVILVKLADRLHNMRTLEVLSGEKRRRIAKETLEIYAPIANRLGMHAIRIEFEDLGFKAMHPMRSARINQAVKRARGNRKEIVNKIEESLSHCLAIDGIQGEVSGRQKHLYGIYKKMRGKRRAFNEIMDVYAFRIIVDKVDTCYRVLGAVHNLYKPLPGRFKDYIAIPKANGYQSLHTTLFGMHGVPIEIQIRTREMEEMANNGIAAHWLYKSSGDEQPKGTHARARQWVKGVLEMQQRAGNSLEFIESVKIDLFPDEVYVFTPKGRIMELPKGSTAVDFAYAVHTDVGNSCIACRINRRLAPLSEPLQSGSTVEIVSAPGARPNPAWLNFVVTGKARTHIRHALKLQRRSESISLGERLLNKVLNGFDSSLEKVPAERVKAMLTEYRLELIEDLLEDIGLGNRMAYVVARRLLGEGEQLPSPEGPLAIRGTEGLVLSYAKCCTPIPGDPIVGHLSAGKGMVVHLDNCRNISEIRHNPEKCIQLSWAKDVTGEFNVELRVELEHQRGLIALLASSVNAADGNIEKISMDERDGRISVVQLVVSVHDRVHLARVIKKLRALTGVIRITRMRA, via the coding sequence ATGCCGAGCATAGACGCCCTCGCCGATCGCTTATCGACCTACCTCGGCAAGGACCAGGTCAATCTGGTCCGCCGAGCGTACTTCTACGCCGAACAAGCCCACGACGGCCAACGCCGCCGTAGCGGCGAGGCGTACGTCACGCATCCTCTTGCGGTGGCGAACATTCTTGCCGACATGCACATGGACCATCAGAGTTTGATGGCTGCGATGCTGCATGACGTGATCGAAGACACCGGTATTGCCAAAGAAGCGCTGCAAGCGCAGTTCGGTGAAACCGTGGCCGAACTGGTCGATGGGGTCAGCAAACTGACCCAGATGAACTTCGAGACCAAAGCCGAAGCCCAGGCCGAAAACTTCCAGAAAATGGCCATGGCCATGGCGCGCGACATTCGCGTGATCCTGGTCAAGCTCGCCGACCGCCTGCACAACATGCGCACGCTGGAAGTCCTGTCTGGCGAAAAACGCCGACGGATCGCCAAGGAAACCCTGGAAATCTATGCGCCCATCGCCAACCGGCTGGGCATGCACGCCATCCGCATAGAATTCGAAGACCTGGGCTTCAAGGCCATGCACCCGATGCGTTCCGCGCGGATCAACCAGGCCGTCAAACGCGCCCGGGGCAACCGCAAGGAAATCGTCAACAAGATCGAGGAATCCCTCAGCCACTGCCTGGCCATCGATGGCATTCAGGGCGAGGTCAGCGGTCGTCAGAAACACCTCTACGGCATCTACAAGAAAATGCGCGGCAAGCGTCGGGCCTTCAACGAGATCATGGACGTGTATGCGTTCCGGATCATCGTCGACAAGGTCGATACCTGCTATCGCGTGCTGGGTGCTGTGCATAATTTGTACAAACCGTTGCCGGGGCGCTTCAAGGATTACATCGCGATCCCCAAGGCCAACGGCTACCAGTCGCTGCACACCACGCTGTTCGGCATGCACGGTGTTCCGATCGAGATCCAGATCCGCACCCGTGAAATGGAAGAGATGGCCAACAACGGCATCGCTGCCCATTGGCTGTATAAATCCAGCGGCGACGAGCAGCCCAAAGGCACTCACGCTCGCGCCCGGCAGTGGGTCAAGGGCGTGCTGGAAATGCAGCAACGCGCCGGCAACTCGCTGGAATTCATCGAGAGTGTGAAGATCGACCTGTTCCCGGACGAGGTCTATGTGTTCACGCCCAAAGGCCGGATCATGGAGCTGCCAAAAGGCTCCACGGCGGTCGACTTCGCTTACGCGGTACACACCGACGTGGGCAACAGCTGCATCGCCTGTCGGATCAACCGCCGTCTCGCACCGCTGTCCGAACCGCTGCAAAGCGGCTCCACGGTCGAGATTGTCAGCGCACCTGGCGCACGGCCGAACCCGGCGTGGCTCAACTTTGTGGTCACCGGCAAGGCGCGAACCCACATCCGCCATGCGCTGAAACTGCAACGCCGCTCCGAATCCATCAGCCTGGGCGAACGCCTGTTGAACAAAGTGCTGAATGGCTTCGATAGCTCGCTGGAAAAAGTCCCGGCAGAGCGCGTCAAGGCGATGCTCACCGAATACCGCCTGGAACTGATCGAAGACCTGCTCGAAGACATCGGCCTGGGCAATCGCATGGCTTATGTGGTCGCCCGCCGCCTGCTCGGCGAAGGCGAACAGTTGCCAAGCCCGGAAGGCCCGCTGGCGATTCGCGGCACCGAAGGCCTGGTCCTCAGCTACGCCAAGTGCTGCACACCAATCCCGGGCGACCCGATTGTCGGTCACCTGTCAGCAGGCAAAGGCATGGTTGTGCACCTCGACAACTGCCGCAACATCAGCGAAATCCGCCACAACCCGGAAAAATGCATCCAGCTCTCGTGGGCCAAGGATGTCACCGGCGAATTCAACGTCGAGCTGCGCGTCGAGCTGGAACACCAGCGTGGCCTGATCGCCCTGTTGGCCAGCAGCGTCAACGCGGCCGACGGCAATATCGAAAAAATCAGCATGGACGAACGCGATGGTCGTATCAGCGTGGTCCAACTGGTGGTCAGCGTGCACGACCGCGTGCACCTGGCCCGCGTGATCAAGAAACTGCGCGCACTGACCGGGGTGATTCGCATCACCCGCATGCGCGCGTAA
- the rpoZ gene encoding DNA-directed RNA polymerase subunit omega, translating into MARVTVEDCLNHVENRFELVMLSTKRARQLATGGKEPLVQWENDKPTVVALREIAEGLMSYEFIANAEIVEDEPLFAAFEDESNEAV; encoded by the coding sequence ATGGCCCGCGTAACCGTTGAAGATTGCCTAAACCACGTGGAAAACCGCTTTGAGCTGGTCATGCTGTCTACCAAGCGTGCCCGTCAACTGGCCACCGGCGGCAAAGAGCCACTGGTTCAGTGGGAAAACGACAAGCCTACCGTCGTAGCGCTGCGTGAAATCGCTGAAGGCCTGATGAGCTACGAGTTCATCGCCAATGCTGAAATCGTCGAAGACGAACCGCTGTTCGCAGCGTTCGAGGACGAGTCCAACGAGGCCGTCTAA
- the gmk gene encoding guanylate kinase, which translates to MTHSTGTLYIISAPSGAGKSSLVKALTDTNPEIRVSISHTTRAMRPGEVDGVNYHFVTREAFVKMGEHGDFLERAEVFGNFYGTSQSHLQQTLDEGHDLILEIDWQGAEQVRKLMPQARSIFILPPSLQALHQRLTNRGQDSDEIIAGRMREAVNEMSHYVEYDYLIINDDFSHALDDLKAIFRANQLQQKRQQVRFGMLLAELLG; encoded by the coding sequence ATGACCCACAGCACCGGCACCCTGTACATCATTTCCGCCCCTTCGGGCGCGGGCAAAAGCAGCCTGGTCAAGGCCCTGACCGACACCAACCCGGAGATTCGCGTATCGATTTCCCACACCACCCGCGCCATGCGTCCGGGTGAAGTGGACGGCGTGAACTACCACTTCGTGACCCGCGAAGCCTTTGTGAAGATGGGCGAGCACGGTGATTTCCTGGAGCGCGCCGAAGTATTCGGCAACTTCTACGGCACCTCGCAAAGCCACCTGCAGCAGACGCTGGACGAAGGCCACGACCTGATTCTGGAAATCGACTGGCAGGGCGCCGAGCAAGTGCGCAAGCTGATGCCCCAGGCGCGTTCGATCTTCATTCTGCCGCCATCGCTGCAAGCCTTGCACCAGCGCCTGACCAACCGTGGCCAGGACAGCGACGAGATCATTGCCGGCCGGATGCGTGAAGCCGTCAACGAAATGAGCCACTATGTCGAGTACGACTACCTGATCATCAATGACGATTTCTCCCACGCGCTGGATGACCTGAAAGCGATTTTCCGTGCCAATCAATTGCAACAGAAGCGCCAACAGGTGCGTTTCGGCATGTTGCTGGCTGAATTGCTGGGCTGA
- a CDS encoding YicC/YloC family endoribonuclease — MVHSMTAFARVEKAGAQGTLSWELRSVNSRYLEPHLRLPESFRDLEGAVREALRQGISRGKLECTLRFTEENTDKPLQVDRERAAQLVAAAETIASLIKNPAALNPLEVLAWPGVLVGDATDPQALNAEALALFNEGLKELKAGREREGAELARLISDRLTAIEADVVTLRELVPQMLATQRQKVLDRFADMKAEMDPQRLEQEMVMLAQKSDVAEELDRLSTHIIEVRRVLKSGGAAGRRLDFLMQELNREANTLGSKAFDPRSTQAAVNLKVLIEQMREQVQNIE; from the coding sequence ATGGTGCACAGCATGACCGCCTTCGCCCGTGTCGAAAAAGCCGGCGCCCAAGGCACGCTGAGCTGGGAACTGCGCTCGGTCAACAGTCGCTACCTGGAGCCGCACTTGCGTCTGCCGGAGTCTTTCCGCGACCTCGAGGGCGCCGTACGCGAAGCGCTGCGCCAGGGCATATCCCGAGGCAAACTCGAATGCACCCTGCGCTTCACCGAAGAAAACACTGACAAGCCTCTGCAAGTTGACCGCGAGCGTGCCGCCCAATTGGTCGCCGCCGCCGAGACGATCGCCAGCCTGATCAAGAACCCGGCCGCGCTCAATCCTCTGGAAGTCCTGGCCTGGCCGGGCGTGTTGGTCGGCGATGCGACAGACCCGCAAGCCTTGAATGCCGAGGCACTGGCACTGTTCAACGAAGGCTTGAAAGAACTCAAGGCCGGCCGCGAGCGCGAAGGCGCGGAGCTGGCGCGACTGATCAGCGATCGGCTGACCGCCATAGAAGCAGACGTTGTCACCCTGCGTGAATTGGTGCCGCAAATGCTCGCGACCCAACGCCAGAAAGTCCTCGACCGCTTTGCCGACATGAAGGCCGAGATGGACCCGCAGCGGCTCGAACAGGAAATGGTCATGCTCGCGCAAAAGAGCGACGTCGCCGAAGAACTGGATCGCCTGAGCACTCACATCATCGAAGTTCGCCGGGTGCTCAAGTCCGGCGGCGCTGCCGGTCGGCGCCTGGACTTCCTGATGCAGGAACTCAACCGCGAAGCCAACACACTGGGCTCCAAAGCCTTCGACCCGCGCAGCACGCAAGCGGCGGTCAACCTCAAAGTGTTGATCGAGCAGATGCGCGAACAAGTGCAGAATATTGAGTAA